In the genome of Candoia aspera isolate rCanAsp1 chromosome 1, rCanAsp1.hap2, whole genome shotgun sequence, one region contains:
- the LOC134494455 gene encoding guanylate cyclase soluble subunit beta-2-like — translation MLPVTSSYFCLTCPFSKLYGFINSCLKSLLIEKFGEETWEKLKIKAGVEDTFMTYTVYDDALTVKLIQEACRMLKVPEEAVLKLFGKYFFNFCKTSGYDKMLRTLGGNLMEFIENLDSLHSYLALSYQEMNAPSFRVERRDGVMLLHYYSDRKGLCHIVPGIIEAVARDFFDCEVSLEILEQNVEEERTGKKEHVVFFILQTNEIVKHNTKEQAISVCEDGSQEDKEVIAEKICLCSTGNLAHTFEPLFPERLWLEEKTFCHAFPFHLVFDENLKIKQAGVNIQKFVPGLQISGTRLDKYFSIIHPQVTFTIPSMKKFINSQFVLKIRREIMPKSLKKRPALKLRGQMIWMDCIHCMIYLCSPKLRSLDELEEQEMHLSDIAQHDPTRDLILFNQQRLAEIELSNQLEKKKEELRILSKNLEIEKKKSETLLYAMLPKHVANQLKEGKKVEAGDFSCCTILFSDVVTFTNICSACEPIRIVNMLNSMYSKFDRLTSIHGVYKVETIGDAYMVVGGVPVPVPSHAERVANFALGMRIAAREVMNPVTTRPIQIRIGIHTGPVLAGVVGEKMPRYCLFGDTVNTASRMESHGLPDKIHISSTAFKALPPQVFETVERGAIEVKGKGKMITYFLKQNLSATEDEIMGRVEETSRNVYSHVSLLSCTAYR, via the exons ATGCTCCCTGTCACCTCCAGCTACTTCTGCTTAACTTGCCCTTTCTCCAAGCTG TATGGATTTATCAACTCCTGCCTGAAGTCCCTCCTGATAGAGAAATTTGGTGAAGAAACATGGGAAAAACTCAA AATCAAGGCTGGAGTTGAGGACACCTTTATGACATACACAGTGTACGATGATGCTCTTACTGTGAAGTTGATCCAAGAGGCTTGCAGAATGCTAA AAGTACCAGAAGAGGCAGTATTGAAGCTTTTtgggaaatacttttttaattTCTGCAAAACATCAGGATATGATAAAATGCTACGGACACTAGGAGGAAATTTGATGGAGTTTATTGAGAATCTTGACTCCTTACATAGCTACCTTGCTTTATCCTACCAG GAAATGAATGCACCATCATTTCGAGTGGAAAGGAGAGATGGGGTAATGCTCCTCCACTATTATTCAGACAGGAAAGGCTTGTGTCACATTGTCCCAG GAATTATTGAAGCTGTAGCCAGAGATTTCTTTGACTGTGAAGTGTCACTGGAAATTCTTGAACAAAATGTAGAAGAGGAGCGCACTGGGAAGAAGGAGCATGTGGTGTTTTTTATTTTACAGACAAATGAAATAGTGAAGCACAACACCAAggaacaagcaatttctgtatgTGAAGATGGGTCTCAGGAGGACAAAGAGGTGAT TGCAGAAAAGATCTGTCTCTGTTCCACAGGGAACCTTGCACATACCTTTGAACCACTGTTCCCTGAGAGGCTTTGGCTTGAGGAGAAAACCTTCTGTCACGCATTTCCTTTCCACCTTGTGTTTGATGAAAAT CTGAAGATCAAACAGGCAGGTGTAAACATTCAGAAATTTGTACCAGGATTGCAAATAAGCGGAACCAGATTAGATAAGTATTTTTCTATTATTCATCCACAAGTCACATTCACTATTCCCAGCATGAAAAAGTTCATCAACAGCCAGTTTGTTCTCAAGATTCGGAGAGAAATTATGCCCAAGTCATTGAAGAAACGGCCTGCACTGAAGCTCAGAG GACAAATGATCTGGATGGACTGCATCCACTGCATGATCTACTTGTGCTCACCAAAGCTCCGCAGTTTAGATGAGTTAGAAGAACAAGAGATGCACCTTTCTGACATCGCCCAGCATGACCCAACAAGAGACCTCATCCTCTTCAACCAGCAGCGGCTGGCAGAGATAGAGCTATCCAACCAactagagaaaaaaaaggaagagctcAGGATTCTGTCTAAAAATCTagagatagaaaagaagaaatcagaaaCTTTACTCTATGCCATGCTACCAAAACATGTGGCTAATCAGCTGAAGGAAGGCAAAAAGGTGGAGGCAG GAGATTTTAGTTGCTGCACAATACTTTTCAGTGATGTAGTGACTTTCACAAACATCTGTTCTGCCTGTGAACCTATTCGGATCGTGAACATGCTTAATTCAATGTATTCCAAGTTTGATCGACTGACTAGCATCCATGGAGTTTATAAA GTGGAAACCATTGGTGATGCCTACATGGTTGTGGGAGGAGTCCCAGTCCCAGTCCCCAGTCATGCTGAAAGGGTGGCTAATTTTGCCCTTGGCATGAGAATTGCTGCAAGAGAAGTTATGAACCCAGTTACCACTAGACCTATACAG ATTAGAATTGGGATACACACTGGACCAGTGTTGGCTGGGGTAGTTGGGGAGAAAATGCCCAGATACTGTTTATTTGGTGACACCGTCAATACAGCTTCTAGGATGGAAAGCCATGGACTGCCAGACAAAATCCATATTAGCTCCACAGCATTCAA AGCACTCCCTCCTCAAGTGTTTGAGACAGTGGAAAGGGGAGCCATAGAGGTGAAAGGCAAAGGGAAAATGATAACctattttctgaagcaaaatCTCAGTGCTACTGAGGATGAAATAATGGGAAGGGTTGAAGAGACGTCTAGGAACGTTTACAGCCACG TATCActactgtcatgcactgcctaccgctga